A window from Theropithecus gelada isolate Dixy chromosome 1, Tgel_1.0, whole genome shotgun sequence encodes these proteins:
- the GLRX2 gene encoding glutaredoxin 2 isoform X2 produces the protein MNPRDKQGSRLYPLKDVYMWAALARIRAPGRPERTHSAEWRMESNTSSSLENLATVPLNQIQETISDNCVVIFSKTSCSYCTMAKKLFHDMNVNYKVVELDLLEYGNQFQDALYKMTGERTVPRIFVNGTFIGGATDTYRLHKEGKLLPLVHQCYLKKSKRKEFQ, from the exons ATGAACCCTCGAGATAAGCAAGGGAGTCGCCTATACCCTCTGAAGGATGTTTACATGTGGGCGGCACTCGCCAGAATCCGAGCTCCAGGCCGCCCTGAAAGGACGCACTCGGCAGAGTGGAG aATGGAGAGCAACACATCATCATCTTTGGAGAATTTAGCAACGGTGCCTCTGAACCAGATCCAA gaaacaATTTCTGATAACTGTGTGGTGATTTTCTCAAAAACATCCTGTTCTTACTGTACAATGGCAAAAAAGCTTTTCCATGACATGAATGTTAACTATAAAGTGGTGGAATTGGACCTGCTTGAATATGGAAACCAGTTCCAAGATGCTCTTTACAAAATGACTGGTGAAAGAACT GTTCCAAGAATATTTGTCAATGGTACTTTTATTGGAGGTGCAACTGACACTTATAGGCTtcacaaagaaggaaaattgCTCCCACTAGTTCAtcagtgttatttaaaaaaaagtaagaggaaagaatttcagtgA
- the GLRX2 gene encoding glutaredoxin 2 isoform X1 — MLWHRPALAGTRLVRSRSGLAGWLDRAAGAAGAARAAAAAASGMESNTSSSLENLATVPLNQIQETISDNCVVIFSKTSCSYCTMAKKLFHDMNVNYKVVELDLLEYGNQFQDALYKMTGERTVPRIFVNGTFIGGATDTYRLHKEGKLLPLVHQCYLKKSKRKEFQ, encoded by the exons ATGCTCTGGCACCGCCCGGCGCTGGCGGGGACGCGGCTGGTTCGGAGCAGGAGCGGCTTGGCAGGCTGGCTTGACAGGGCGGCGGGAGCTGCGGGAGCTGCAAGAGCTGCGGCCGCTGCGGCCTCTGG aATGGAGAGCAACACATCATCATCTTTGGAGAATTTAGCAACGGTGCCTCTGAACCAGATCCAA gaaacaATTTCTGATAACTGTGTGGTGATTTTCTCAAAAACATCCTGTTCTTACTGTACAATGGCAAAAAAGCTTTTCCATGACATGAATGTTAACTATAAAGTGGTGGAATTGGACCTGCTTGAATATGGAAACCAGTTCCAAGATGCTCTTTACAAAATGACTGGTGAAAGAACT GTTCCAAGAATATTTGTCAATGGTACTTTTATTGGAGGTGCAACTGACACTTATAGGCTtcacaaagaaggaaaattgCTCCCACTAGTTCAtcagtgttatttaaaaaaaagtaagaggaaagaatttcagtgA